One Grus americana isolate bGruAme1 chromosome Z, bGruAme1.mat, whole genome shotgun sequence DNA window includes the following coding sequences:
- the CD274 gene encoding programmed cell death 1 ligand 1 isoform X2, with protein sequence MNRNVSPNSLRSCLLPVQQRSREDISCYSPAARKMAVLHWQPLTGYPTTVHKFIEKLSTAADFLSLEEFCSIYIMEKPLLLYVFLFYWHFLNALFTVEAPQSLYIVEHGNNVTMECTFPVNGKLKFRDLSVSWEKKDELKKQVYVLLKGEEDFKSQHSDFRGRIKLLKENLNFGQSLLQITDVKLRDAGFYHCVIGYGGADYKTISLKVKAPYRTITQGIVSTGDNEWKLTCQSEGYPQAEVIWQNGEYEDLTDKSSTSYETGSDQLYRVTSTLTIKSRIDEIFYCIFWNKELQENTSAILHIADSADGVLWTESRRFVGAILVVTAFFGSVLLFVLCIRKARANKDNRTAVASSSIAKLSKDKDTCDCRDASSEDKELKYMQIEET encoded by the exons ATGAACAGGAACGTGTCACCCAACTCCCTGAGGTCTTGCCTGCTACCTGTACAGCAGAGATCCAGGGAAGACATTTCCTGCTATTCTCCTGCTGCACGCAAGATGGCAGTACTGCACTGGCAACCactaacag GTTATCCCACTACGGTCCACAAGTTCAT tgaaaaattgAGTACAGCAGCAGACTTTCTCAGTCTTGAGGAATTTT GTTCTATCTACATCATGGAAAAGCCTTTgcttttgtatgtatttttattctacTGGCATTTCCTAAATG ctttattcACGGTTGAAGCTCCCCAGTCACTCTACATTGTGGAACATGGGAACAATGTGACCATGGAATGCACATTTCCAGTGAATGGGAAATTAAAGTTTAGAGATTTAAGTGtcagctgggaaaagaaagatgagtTAAAGAAGCAGGTTTATGTACTTCTCAAAGGAGAGGAAGACTTCAAAAGTCAGCACAGTGACTTTAGGGGAAGAATAAAATTGTTGAAAGAGAATCTGAACTTTGGACAGTCTCTCCTTCAGATCACTGATGTGAAGCTCAGAGATGCAGGGTTTTACCACTGTGTTATTGGCTATGGGGGAGCCGACTACAAGACAATTAGTCTGAAAGTTAAGG CTCCTTATAGAACTATAACCCAAGGAATTGTGAGTACAGGAGACAATGAATGGAAGTTGACATGTCAGTCAGAAGGATACCCACAAGCTGAAGTAATATGGCAAAACGGAGAATATGAAGATTTGACTGATAAGTCAAGCACAAGTTATGAAACTGGAAGTGACCAGCTCTATCGTGTGACAAGTACCCTTACAATCAAAAGTAGGATTGATGAGATATTTTACTGTATATTCTGGAATAAAGAGCTGCAAGAAAATACATCTGCCATTTTACACATAGCAG aTTCAGCTGATGGTGTTCTGTGGACTGAGAGCAGACGCTTTGTTGGAGCAATACTCGTTGTGACTGCTTTCTTTGGATCAGTGCTTCTATTTGTGCTCTGCATAAGAAAAG ctagAGCAAATAAGGACAACAGAACAGCTGTGGCTAGTTCATCAATAGCAA AGCTGTCAAAAGATAAGGATACATGTGATTGCCGAGATGCTTCTTCTGAAGACAAAGAGCTGAAAT ATATGCAAATTGAGGAGACCTAG
- the CD274 gene encoding programmed cell death 1 ligand 1 isoform X1, whose protein sequence is MDFEKTNPIVPWSAEKTRQLTSGKHPKSSSSLKKMRFVQVRNCPKKLPGTPLHVKCIHRPWQVDSLGVMQPEESILPVCWSSGLCDEQERVTQLPEVLPATCTAEIQGRHFLLFSCCTQDGSTALATTNRRNQWKLTFISSTYCGNPPPQPPKVIPLRSTSSCSIYIMEKPLLLYVFLFYWHFLNALFTVEAPQSLYIVEHGNNVTMECTFPVNGKLKFRDLSVSWEKKDELKKQVYVLLKGEEDFKSQHSDFRGRIKLLKENLNFGQSLLQITDVKLRDAGFYHCVIGYGGADYKTISLKVKAPYRTITQGIVSTGDNEWKLTCQSEGYPQAEVIWQNGEYEDLTDKSSTSYETGSDQLYRVTSTLTIKSRIDEIFYCIFWNKELQENTSAILHIADSADGVLWTESRRFVGAILVVTAFFGSVLLFVLCIRKARANKDNRTAVASSSIAKLSKDKDTCDCRDASSEDKELKYMQIEET, encoded by the exons ATGGACTTCGAAAAGACGAACCCCATCGTGCCCTGGAGTGCAGAAAAGACGAGGCAG ctaaCTTCAGGGAAACATCCTAAGTCCTCCAgtagtctgaaaaaaatgcGGTTCGTTCAAGTGAG AAACTGTCCCAAGAAACTTCCAGGAACTCCTCTCCACGTTAAATGTATACACAGACCCTGGCAGGTTGACAGCTTGGGCGTGATGCAACCAG AAGAATCCATCCTCCCAGTGTGCTGGAGCAGCGGCTTGTGTGATGAACAGGAACGTGTCACCCAACTCCCTGAGGTCTTGCCTGCTACCTGTACAGCAGAGATCCAGGGAAGACATTTCCTGCTATTCTCCTGCTGCACGCAAGATGGCAGTACTGCACTGGCAACCactaacag aagaaatcagTGGAAATTAACCTTCATCAGTTCTACCTACTGTGGAAATCCACCCCCTCAACCTCCTAAG GTTATCCCACTACGGTCCACAAGTTCAT GTTCTATCTACATCATGGAAAAGCCTTTgcttttgtatgtatttttattctacTGGCATTTCCTAAATG ctttattcACGGTTGAAGCTCCCCAGTCACTCTACATTGTGGAACATGGGAACAATGTGACCATGGAATGCACATTTCCAGTGAATGGGAAATTAAAGTTTAGAGATTTAAGTGtcagctgggaaaagaaagatgagtTAAAGAAGCAGGTTTATGTACTTCTCAAAGGAGAGGAAGACTTCAAAAGTCAGCACAGTGACTTTAGGGGAAGAATAAAATTGTTGAAAGAGAATCTGAACTTTGGACAGTCTCTCCTTCAGATCACTGATGTGAAGCTCAGAGATGCAGGGTTTTACCACTGTGTTATTGGCTATGGGGGAGCCGACTACAAGACAATTAGTCTGAAAGTTAAGG CTCCTTATAGAACTATAACCCAAGGAATTGTGAGTACAGGAGACAATGAATGGAAGTTGACATGTCAGTCAGAAGGATACCCACAAGCTGAAGTAATATGGCAAAACGGAGAATATGAAGATTTGACTGATAAGTCAAGCACAAGTTATGAAACTGGAAGTGACCAGCTCTATCGTGTGACAAGTACCCTTACAATCAAAAGTAGGATTGATGAGATATTTTACTGTATATTCTGGAATAAAGAGCTGCAAGAAAATACATCTGCCATTTTACACATAGCAG aTTCAGCTGATGGTGTTCTGTGGACTGAGAGCAGACGCTTTGTTGGAGCAATACTCGTTGTGACTGCTTTCTTTGGATCAGTGCTTCTATTTGTGCTCTGCATAAGAAAAG ctagAGCAAATAAGGACAACAGAACAGCTGTGGCTAGTTCATCAATAGCAA AGCTGTCAAAAGATAAGGATACATGTGATTGCCGAGATGCTTCTTCTGAAGACAAAGAGCTGAAAT ATATGCAAATTGAGGAGACCTAG
- the CD274 gene encoding programmed cell death 1 ligand 1 isoform X4, translating into MEKPLLLYVFLFYWHFLNALFTVEAPQSLYIVEHGNNVTMECTFPVNGKLKFRDLSVSWEKKDELKKQVYVLLKGEEDFKSQHSDFRGRIKLLKENLNFGQSLLQITDVKLRDAGFYHCVIGYGGADYKTISLKVKAPYRTITQGIVSTGDNEWKLTCQSEGYPQAEVIWQNGEYEDLTDKSSTSYETGSDQLYRVTSTLTIKSRIDEIFYCIFWNKELQENTSAILHIADSADGVLWTESRRFVGAILVVTAFFGSVLLFVLCIRKARANKDNRTAVASSSIAKLSKDKDTCDCRDASSEDKELKYMQIEET; encoded by the exons ATGGAAAAGCCTTTgcttttgtatgtatttttattctacTGGCATTTCCTAAATG ctttattcACGGTTGAAGCTCCCCAGTCACTCTACATTGTGGAACATGGGAACAATGTGACCATGGAATGCACATTTCCAGTGAATGGGAAATTAAAGTTTAGAGATTTAAGTGtcagctgggaaaagaaagatgagtTAAAGAAGCAGGTTTATGTACTTCTCAAAGGAGAGGAAGACTTCAAAAGTCAGCACAGTGACTTTAGGGGAAGAATAAAATTGTTGAAAGAGAATCTGAACTTTGGACAGTCTCTCCTTCAGATCACTGATGTGAAGCTCAGAGATGCAGGGTTTTACCACTGTGTTATTGGCTATGGGGGAGCCGACTACAAGACAATTAGTCTGAAAGTTAAGG CTCCTTATAGAACTATAACCCAAGGAATTGTGAGTACAGGAGACAATGAATGGAAGTTGACATGTCAGTCAGAAGGATACCCACAAGCTGAAGTAATATGGCAAAACGGAGAATATGAAGATTTGACTGATAAGTCAAGCACAAGTTATGAAACTGGAAGTGACCAGCTCTATCGTGTGACAAGTACCCTTACAATCAAAAGTAGGATTGATGAGATATTTTACTGTATATTCTGGAATAAAGAGCTGCAAGAAAATACATCTGCCATTTTACACATAGCAG aTTCAGCTGATGGTGTTCTGTGGACTGAGAGCAGACGCTTTGTTGGAGCAATACTCGTTGTGACTGCTTTCTTTGGATCAGTGCTTCTATTTGTGCTCTGCATAAGAAAAG ctagAGCAAATAAGGACAACAGAACAGCTGTGGCTAGTTCATCAATAGCAA AGCTGTCAAAAGATAAGGATACATGTGATTGCCGAGATGCTTCTTCTGAAGACAAAGAGCTGAAAT ATATGCAAATTGAGGAGACCTAG
- the CD274 gene encoding programmed cell death 1 ligand 1 isoform X5 → MTDTVSGLSSGKKEILPENVLVVVASQYLNSSENLNRFLSEKLSTAADFLSLEEFCSIYIMEKPLLLYVFLFYWHFLNALFTVEAPQSLYIVEHGNNVTMECTFPVNGKLKFRDLSVSWEKKDELKKQVYVLLKGEEDFKSQHSDFRGRIKLLKENLNFGQSLLQITDVKLRDAGFYHCVIGYGGADYKTISLKVKAPYRTITQGIVSTGDNEWKLTCQSEGYPQAEVIWQNGEYEDLTDKSSTSYETGSDQLYRVTSTLTIKSRIDEIFYCIFWNKELQENTSAILHIADSADGVLWTESRRFVGAILVVTAFFGSVLLFVLCIRKARANKDNRTAVASSSIAKLSKDKDTCDCRDASSEDKELKYMQIEET, encoded by the exons ATGACAGATACTGTTAGTGGGCTGTCAagtggaaagaaggaaatacttCCTGAAAACGTTTTAGTGGTGGTCGCTTCACAGTATTTAAACTCTTCTGAGAATCTCAACCGTTTTTT aagtgaaaaattgAGTACAGCAGCAGACTTTCTCAGTCTTGAGGAATTTT GTTCTATCTACATCATGGAAAAGCCTTTgcttttgtatgtatttttattctacTGGCATTTCCTAAATG ctttattcACGGTTGAAGCTCCCCAGTCACTCTACATTGTGGAACATGGGAACAATGTGACCATGGAATGCACATTTCCAGTGAATGGGAAATTAAAGTTTAGAGATTTAAGTGtcagctgggaaaagaaagatgagtTAAAGAAGCAGGTTTATGTACTTCTCAAAGGAGAGGAAGACTTCAAAAGTCAGCACAGTGACTTTAGGGGAAGAATAAAATTGTTGAAAGAGAATCTGAACTTTGGACAGTCTCTCCTTCAGATCACTGATGTGAAGCTCAGAGATGCAGGGTTTTACCACTGTGTTATTGGCTATGGGGGAGCCGACTACAAGACAATTAGTCTGAAAGTTAAGG CTCCTTATAGAACTATAACCCAAGGAATTGTGAGTACAGGAGACAATGAATGGAAGTTGACATGTCAGTCAGAAGGATACCCACAAGCTGAAGTAATATGGCAAAACGGAGAATATGAAGATTTGACTGATAAGTCAAGCACAAGTTATGAAACTGGAAGTGACCAGCTCTATCGTGTGACAAGTACCCTTACAATCAAAAGTAGGATTGATGAGATATTTTACTGTATATTCTGGAATAAAGAGCTGCAAGAAAATACATCTGCCATTTTACACATAGCAG aTTCAGCTGATGGTGTTCTGTGGACTGAGAGCAGACGCTTTGTTGGAGCAATACTCGTTGTGACTGCTTTCTTTGGATCAGTGCTTCTATTTGTGCTCTGCATAAGAAAAG ctagAGCAAATAAGGACAACAGAACAGCTGTGGCTAGTTCATCAATAGCAA AGCTGTCAAAAGATAAGGATACATGTGATTGCCGAGATGCTTCTTCTGAAGACAAAGAGCTGAAAT ATATGCAAATTGAGGAGACCTAG
- the CD274 gene encoding programmed cell death 1 ligand 1 isoform X3, producing the protein MVAAPQSPSGRCRGRRPGAPRGSARRNQWKLTFISSTYCGNPPPQPPKVIPLRSTSSCSIYIMEKPLLLYVFLFYWHFLNALFTVEAPQSLYIVEHGNNVTMECTFPVNGKLKFRDLSVSWEKKDELKKQVYVLLKGEEDFKSQHSDFRGRIKLLKENLNFGQSLLQITDVKLRDAGFYHCVIGYGGADYKTISLKVKAPYRTITQGIVSTGDNEWKLTCQSEGYPQAEVIWQNGEYEDLTDKSSTSYETGSDQLYRVTSTLTIKSRIDEIFYCIFWNKELQENTSAILHIADSADGVLWTESRRFVGAILVVTAFFGSVLLFVLCIRKARANKDNRTAVASSSIAKLSKDKDTCDCRDASSEDKELKYMQIEET; encoded by the exons ATGGTCGCTGCTCCCCAGAGCCCCAGCGGCCGCTGCCGGGGGAGGCGGCCCGGAGCGCCCCGAGGCTCTGCCAG aagaaatcagTGGAAATTAACCTTCATCAGTTCTACCTACTGTGGAAATCCACCCCCTCAACCTCCTAAG GTTATCCCACTACGGTCCACAAGTTCAT GTTCTATCTACATCATGGAAAAGCCTTTgcttttgtatgtatttttattctacTGGCATTTCCTAAATG ctttattcACGGTTGAAGCTCCCCAGTCACTCTACATTGTGGAACATGGGAACAATGTGACCATGGAATGCACATTTCCAGTGAATGGGAAATTAAAGTTTAGAGATTTAAGTGtcagctgggaaaagaaagatgagtTAAAGAAGCAGGTTTATGTACTTCTCAAAGGAGAGGAAGACTTCAAAAGTCAGCACAGTGACTTTAGGGGAAGAATAAAATTGTTGAAAGAGAATCTGAACTTTGGACAGTCTCTCCTTCAGATCACTGATGTGAAGCTCAGAGATGCAGGGTTTTACCACTGTGTTATTGGCTATGGGGGAGCCGACTACAAGACAATTAGTCTGAAAGTTAAGG CTCCTTATAGAACTATAACCCAAGGAATTGTGAGTACAGGAGACAATGAATGGAAGTTGACATGTCAGTCAGAAGGATACCCACAAGCTGAAGTAATATGGCAAAACGGAGAATATGAAGATTTGACTGATAAGTCAAGCACAAGTTATGAAACTGGAAGTGACCAGCTCTATCGTGTGACAAGTACCCTTACAATCAAAAGTAGGATTGATGAGATATTTTACTGTATATTCTGGAATAAAGAGCTGCAAGAAAATACATCTGCCATTTTACACATAGCAG aTTCAGCTGATGGTGTTCTGTGGACTGAGAGCAGACGCTTTGTTGGAGCAATACTCGTTGTGACTGCTTTCTTTGGATCAGTGCTTCTATTTGTGCTCTGCATAAGAAAAG ctagAGCAAATAAGGACAACAGAACAGCTGTGGCTAGTTCATCAATAGCAA AGCTGTCAAAAGATAAGGATACATGTGATTGCCGAGATGCTTCTTCTGAAGACAAAGAGCTGAAAT ATATGCAAATTGAGGAGACCTAG